A window of the Sporosarcina sp. FSL K6-2383 genome harbors these coding sequences:
- the gmk gene encoding guanylate kinase — MYKKRGLLIVLSGPSGVGKGTVRKELFSQPDTNYEYSISMTTRSPREGEEDGADYFFKSRAEFEQLIEEGKLLEYAEYVGNYYGTPLDYVNATLDAGRDVFLEIEVVGAAQVRAKVPDGLFIFLAPPSLSELEERLVGRGTEPADVIATRIAKAREELEMMNLYDYVVENDEVSNACDRVNAIVLAEHCRRERVEKRYLLMLEGE; from the coding sequence ATGTATAAAAAACGTGGGCTTTTGATTGTTCTTTCCGGACCTTCTGGTGTAGGGAAGGGAACAGTACGTAAAGAGCTTTTTTCTCAACCTGATACAAACTACGAATATTCTATATCGATGACGACAAGAAGTCCGCGCGAAGGTGAAGAAGATGGAGCTGATTATTTCTTCAAATCGAGAGCGGAATTCGAACAACTCATTGAAGAAGGAAAATTGCTGGAGTATGCCGAGTATGTGGGCAATTATTATGGTACTCCGCTCGATTATGTCAATGCCACACTGGACGCAGGGAGAGACGTATTCCTTGAAATCGAAGTGGTAGGGGCAGCGCAAGTCCGTGCAAAAGTCCCGGATGGCCTATTTATATTCTTGGCGCCACCGAGCTTGTCAGAGCTGGAAGAGCGCCTCGTTGGTAGAGGAACAGAGCCAGCAGACGTCATTGCAACGCGTATTGCGAAAGCGCGGGAAGAACTTGAAATGATGAACTTGTACGATTATGTTGTCGAAAATGATGAGGTTTCAAATGCATGTGATCGGGTCAATGCTATTGTGCTAGCAGAGCATTGCCGTAGAGAACGTGTAGAAAAACGCTACTTACTTATGCTGGAAGGGGAATAA
- the rpoZ gene encoding DNA-directed RNA polymerase subunit omega, whose protein sequence is MLTPTLDSLKEKVDSKYTLVTLASKRAREMQEEGTRLLTSYKSHKNVGKALEEVAAGVLSKAKQDDSIIYEDEV, encoded by the coding sequence ATGTTAACACCAACACTGGATTCATTAAAAGAAAAAGTTGATTCTAAATACACACTCGTAACACTTGCTTCAAAACGTGCACGTGAAATGCAAGAAGAGGGAACAAGACTTCTCACTTCGTATAAATCACATAAAAATGTTGGTAAAGCACTTGAAGAAGTTGCAGCTGGCGTTTTGTCAAAAGCCAAACAAGATGATTCAATTATCTACGAAGACGAAGTGTAA